From the Manis pentadactyla isolate mManPen7 chromosome 15, mManPen7.hap1, whole genome shotgun sequence genome, the window TATTTAGAAGTCGGGAGTTCATTTAGGAATCAGAAGTACAGGATACAGTGTTTTTGGGTCTTGGGCCCAGACAGAGGTGGCCCGGGGAATTCAGAGATGCACACCTACAGGCCAAATAGGATGGATCCAAAGGTGCTAGGGATCCAGGAAGGGTGCACCTGTGGGCCAGGTATATCGACCTGGAAGTGATGGTGCATGGAAGTTGCCAAATGGGACAGTCTGAGGCGGGCACAAAAGAGATCAGGCAGAGCCAGGCACAACCGGGAATGGGCTGAGAGGCGGGGTGGAGACCTTGGATTAGGGAATCTAAGGAAGGTGCAACCTACAGACTCCAATCCCGCCCactctggtctctgcctctgcctgcctCTACTCCACCCAAGACCCCAAGGAGATAAAATAGAACTGAAGGGCACGGGCCTGGAAGATGGACGGCATGGTGATCCCGGGCCTCACAGCCTTGCTGTGGTTATTCGTTCTGCTGGCGCTAGCCAGGTGGAGCTGGGGCACCAGGCAAACTCAGAGGGAGGGGGCCTTACCCCTGGGGCCCACGCCACTCCCGCTGCTGGGGAACCTGCTGCAGCTGGTGCCCCGACGCCTGGATCGCACACTCATGGAGGTAGCCCTGTCAGGGGGTGGGGAAACAGAATTCTGATTTCCTGAAAGTTGGTATGGGAGCTGGTTCTCTGAATGAGGTCAGAGCTAAGGGCTCGGACTGGCCAGATCATGAGGAAGGTTTAGGGGTCTGGAGTCCCGCGTCTGAAAAGAAGGAGCCTGCGGGCGTGGAAGGTTGAGGGCCAGGACATCTGGCTGTGAGAGAAGGAGGAGCCTGAAGTGGGAAGTCAGGTCTGGGAGGGGAGCTGAGAGGTGTGTTCTCCGGGCTTGAGGCAAGGAGTCGGGTACTGAGGGCCCAGACGCCCAGTTCTGAGGGGTGCAGAAGGCTGGGGACCTGGACTTCCACATTTGAGGGAAGAGAGAGCTGGGGGCTTGACTCGTGGGTCAGAGGTACAATGAGGCTGGGGACCTGGACTCCTGGGCCTGGAATGCGAGGTTGAGACTGGGATACCTGGGTGTGAAGCTGAGGGAGGTGGCATGGGGGTCTCGGTGCAGGAGCGGGTCAGAATCCCCAACCCGGACCCGCTGAGCACTGGCTCCGCGCAGCTGTCTGCCCGCTGGGGCCCGGTGTTTACAGTGCGACTGGGCCCGCGCCCTGCAGTGGTGCTGTGCGGCTACGCCGCACTGCGGGACGCGTTAGTGCTGCAAGCGGACGCCTTCTCCGGCCGCGGGGCCATGGCAGTCTTCGAACGCTTCACGCGCGGAAACGGTGAGGCCCGGGCGGCGGGAGTGCGGGCCAAGACAGTCTGGGATAAAAGGTTGGGGCGGGGCCTAATAGAAGAGCAGCGCTAAGGAGGGCACACGGCGAGCGGGGGCGGAGCTAAGGTGTAGGGGCTGAATGCAAAGGACAGCTTCCTCACGCAGCCAATAGGAGAGCCTAAGAGTCAAAGCCAAAGAGCCAGCGGTGGGCAGGGATCCGGACCAGCAGAAGGACCCCTGTGTAGATAGATGGGGCCGAGGCGGCTGGCGTGGCGACTAAGAGATCTGGAAATAAGCAGACCGAAGGGTTGCAAGGAAGTCCAGGCCACGACTCTGGCCTGCCCCCTCCTCTGTTCCGCCGTAGGTATCGTTTTTTCCAACGGGCAGCGCTGGAGGACGCTGCGCAATTTTACACTTGGGGCGCTCAAGGAGTTCGGGTTGGGGTCGCGGACCATCGAGGGGCGCATCCTAGAGGAGGCGGCTTGTCTGCTTGGAGAATTGCAAGCCACTGTTGGTGAGGCCTAGTCGGGAAAGTGAGGGACTTCGCGTGGGTGTAACCAATGGACTAGAAAGGGCCGCGGTAACGATGGATGGGACGAAGCCATGTTATCTGGGTGCCAAGCGTTATGACCTTGTCCTGTTCCACTCCCAGGAGCCCCGTTCGACCCCCGGCAACTACTAGATAATGCTGTATCTAATGTTATCTGTTCTGTGGTCTTTGGGAACCGCTATGGCTATGACGACCCGGAGTTCCTGAGGCTCCTAGACCTCTTCAGTGACAACTTCCGCATCATGAGTTCCAGGTGGGGCGAGGTGAGAGGGCCGGCTCTGGCCTCTCCCTTGTGTGCCCTGTGCTAAACCCTGGGTATGTAGACCTACCTACATTAAATCACTGGAAGAGTCTAGAATCTTGGAAGAGTCCTAGAACTTGTAACATCAGTCTTGGTGCAGTCTCCCTGTTGGATAACTAGTAGTCTTGTTCAAATGCCTACTGAAATCCTGTCCCCACAGATGTACAACATTTTCCCCTCCCTCCTGAACTGGATCCCTGGCCCACATCATCGAATCTTCcaaaactttgaggagcttcgtATCTTCATTTCTGAGCAAATCCAGAGGCACCGGCAGACTCGGCAACCTGGGGAGCCCCGTGATTTCATCGATTGCTTCCTGGATCAGATGGATAAGGTGCAGGCCCCAGCTGCCCTGAACTCTATCCATGTCTCTCACTAGTAGGTACCTGGCATGCAGCAGCATCCTTCTCTATCGCAGGAACAGAAGAATCCAGAGAGCCATTTCCAGGAGGAGACATTGGTGATGACTACACACAACCTTTTCTTCGGTGGCACCGAGACCACCAGCATCACCCTGCGCTCTGGGCTCCTCATTCTGCTTAAGTACCCAGAGGTCACAGGTCTGTAAGCTAGAAAGCCAAGGATGAAGGGGGGCTGTGGCTTGGATATGGCTAGGGACTGTGGCATGTACAAGTCACACTTTCCACCTGCCCCAGCCAAGATGCAGGCTGAGCTGGATGCCGTGGTAGGTCGGATGCGCACTCCAAGCCTGGCGGACCGTGAGCACTTGCCCTACACCAACGCTGTGCTGCATGAGCTCCAGCGCTTCATCAGCGTGCTGCCACTAGGGCTGCCTCGTGCCCTCACCCACAACACCCACCTGCACGGCCACTTTCTGCCCAAGGTGCCCACCAAAACTGGGGATTCTGCATGGGGGCTGATTAACAAAGATCAGCAGCCACATGGGCATGCACAGGAGTAGCCCTGGGAGCAAGAAAAGCCTACTAGTTTTTAAACAGGGTTTTAGATGGCGGAAAGGCAATTGCTTAGTAAGTCTCGGGTAACCCTTGTGCATTCCCCAAGGGCACCTTTGTGATTCCTCTGCTTGTGTCTGCACACCGGGACCCCAGCCAATTCAAGGACCCAGACTGCTTCAACCCCACCAACTTCCTGGATGACAAGGGCAAGTTCCAGAGCAATGATGCCTTCATGCCCTTTGCCCCAGGTTAGGGCCAGGCAGGGAGGAGACCAGCCTCAACAAGCCCTAGGGTGCATGGAGTTCTCACCCTGTGTCCCTGTGTCCCTAGGAAAGCGGATGTGCCTGGGTGCAGGCCTGGCACGATCAGAGATCTTCCTCTTCTTCACAACCATCCTTCAACGGTTCTGTCTGCTCCCTGTGGGGAGCCCTGCCAACATCGACCTCACCCCACAATGCACTGGCCTGGGCAACGTGCCCCCAGCCTTCCAGCTCCGCCTGGTGGCCCGCTGAGGTCAGGCTCACCTACCCTCTGCTCACTGGCTCTCAAACCTCCCTACCCTTTTGGTCATTAAAGGCCCTAAATTGCAGAAAAAGCATGCTCCTTACCAAAAAGAGCATCAAGTGTGTGCAGCTCTGAggtaaacttttatttctttcttggcTGACAGGACTTTCACACCCATGCTCCTACCTGCACCTTTTATCCTACCAAAGCAGTGGCATTCTAGTCCAAAAGGTGCCATGGTCCAAGGGTTTGGGGAGTCACTTCACATTCCAGGCTGGAGAAGTCGGGGGGGGCGGGCTTGGGAATTATCCCCCACACACAAACCTTTCCCAGCAAGAGGCCATGACTCACCCCAACCCCAAATCCTGCATCCTGGTGGGAGGTGGCAGTGCCTCCTTCCAGCTTTCCACACCTGTAAGGGGCATGACCAGACAGGGCAGGAcacaggccccaagctccagtaATGGTAGCCCCACTACTGGCCCCTGCCTGTGTCACAGCCCTGGCCTCCATCACAGGGCAGCAGAGGTCTCTCCTCCTCCTTGGTCCTCAGCAACGGACAGAGCCCTCCACACCAGGCAGGAGAGGACAGAGGCAAAGCTGGAAGCAGCGGCGGTGGCAGGGAAGGAGCAGGCACCAAGAATGGTGGGCTGCTGGCTCAGCAGCACAGGGCCGGGGGCACTCCAGCAGTCAGGGCAAGCTGCCTGTCCACGCAGCTCAGGGCCGGCCACTAGGTGGGTGTAGTTGGCTGTGATACAGGAACTTGAACACCTTTCTGTCCTGATGCTGGTGGTGAGAAGGGGACAGGAGACAGTGAATCATCAGGGAAGGGACAAAGAGACCAAGGAAAACCTGGGACGATGGGGGAGAGGACCAGAGGAGACCGGGCTCATGCTGGGGATACCAGAAGAGTGGGCTTTCCAGGGAAGGTGATCAGATGGGAAGAAGAATGAGTAGTCAGAAGCCTAGTGAGTACATGGAATAGGAAGGAGCTGAAGGAGGGGATGCCACTTAGGAAGCAGATACCTAGCTGATACTTGTCTTTGGCTGCTGCGCGCTCCTTGGCATCAAAATACCAGACAGTGATGGCATACCTGGGAACCAGAGCAGCCCCAGAAGGCAGTCAGAGATGACTtttcctcatttgcagtcacCATACCCAAATTGAAACTACAGTCCACCCTTCTGAGCCTGGTTCTGTTCCC encodes:
- the LOC118918039 gene encoding cytochrome P450 2F2-like isoform X1, which encodes MDGMVIPGLTALLWLFVLLALARWSWGTRQTQREGALPLGPTPLPLLGNLLQLVPRRLDRTLMELSARWGPVFTVRLGPRPAVVLCGYAALRDALVLQADAFSGRGAMAVFERFTRGNGIVFSNGQRWRTLRNFTLGALKEFGLGSRTIEGRILEEAACLLGELQATVGAPFDPRQLLDNAVSNVICSVVFGNRYGYDDPEFLRLLDLFSDNFRIMSSRWGEMYNIFPSLLNWIPGPHHRIFQNFEELRIFISEQIQRHRQTRQPGEPRDFIDCFLDQMDKEQKNPESHFQEETLVMTTHNLFFGGTETTSITLRSGLLILLKYPEVTAKMQAELDAVVGRMRTPSLADREHLPYTNAVLHELQRFISVLPLGLPRALTHNTHLHGHFLPKGTFVIPLLVSAHRDPSQFKDPDCFNPTNFLDDKGKFQSNDAFMPFAPGKRMCLGAGLARSEIFLFFTTILQRFCLLPVGSPANIDLTPQCTGLGNVPPAFQLRLVAR
- the LOC118918039 gene encoding cytochrome P450 2F2-like isoform X2; this translates as MDGMVIPGLTALLWLFVLLALARWSWGTRQTQREGALPLGPTPLPLLGNLLQLVPRRLDRTLMELSARWGPVFTVRLGPRPAVVLCGYAALRDALVLQADAFSGRGAMAVFERFTRGNGIVFSNGQRWRTLRNFTLGALKEFGLGSRTIEGRILEEAACLLGELQATVGAPFDPRQLLDNAVSNVICSVVFGNRYGYDDPEFLRLLDLFSDNFRIMSSRWGEMYNIFPSLLNWIPGPHHRIFQNFEELRIFISEQIQRHRQTRQPGEPRDFIDCFLDQMDKKNPESHFQEETLVMTTHNLFFGGTETTSITLRSGLLILLKYPEVTAKMQAELDAVVGRMRTPSLADREHLPYTNAVLHELQRFISVLPLGLPRALTHNTHLHGHFLPKGTFVIPLLVSAHRDPSQFKDPDCFNPTNFLDDKGKFQSNDAFMPFAPGKRMCLGAGLARSEIFLFFTTILQRFCLLPVGSPANIDLTPQCTGLGNVPPAFQLRLVAR
- the LOC118918039 gene encoding cytochrome P450 2F5-like isoform X4, with translation MGPRRLAWRLRDLEISRPKGCKEVQATTLACPLLCSAVGIVFSNGQRWRTLRNFTLGALKEFGLGSRTIEGRILEEAACLLGELQATVGAPFDPRQLLDNAVSNVICSVVFGNRYGYDDPEFLRLLDLFSDNFRIMSSRWGEMYNIFPSLLNWIPGPHHRIFQNFEELRIFISEQIQRHRQTRQPGEPRDFIDCFLDQMDKEQKNPESHFQEETLVMTTHNLFFGGTETTSITLRSGLLILLKYPEVTAKMQAELDAVVGRMRTPSLADREHLPYTNAVLHELQRFISVLPLGLPRALTHNTHLHGHFLPKGTFVIPLLVSAHRDPSQFKDPDCFNPTNFLDDKGKFQSNDAFMPFAPGKRMCLGAGLARSEIFLFFTTILQRFCLLPVGSPANIDLTPQCTGLGNVPPAFQLRLVAR
- the LOC118918039 gene encoding cytochrome P450 2F2-like isoform X3 — its product is MDGMVIPGLTALLWLFVLLALARWSWGTRQTQREGALPLGPTPLPLLGNLLQLVPRRLDRTLMELSARWGPVFTVRLGPRPAVVLCGYAALRDALVLQADAFSGRGAMAVFERFTRGNGIVFSNGQRWRTLRNFTLGALKEFGLGSRTIEGRILEEAACLLGELQATVGAPFDPRQLLDNAVSNVICSVVFGNRYGYDDPEFLRLLDLFSDNFRIMSSRWGEMYNIFPSLLNWIPGPHHRIFQNFEELRIFISEQIQRHRQTRQPGEPRDFIDCFLDQMDKEQKNPESHFQEETLVMTTHNLFFGGTETTSITLRSGLLILLKYPEVTAKMQAELDAVVGRMRTPSLADREHLPYTNAVLHELQRFISVLPLGLPRALTHNTHLHGHFLPKGTFVIPLLVSAHRDPSQFKDPDCFNPTNFLDDKGKRMCLGAGLARSEIFLFFTTILQRFCLLPVGSPANIDLTPQCTGLGNVPPAFQLRLVAR